In the genome of Bradysia coprophila strain Holo2 unplaced genomic scaffold, BU_Bcop_v1 contig_232, whole genome shotgun sequence, one region contains:
- the LOC119076321 gene encoding NADH dehydrogenase [ubiquinone] iron-sulfur protein 6, mitochondrial: MREKKSSSTMASRKFVLNLKNSHLITRNFTVRASTLYSSSIDSSKKGELSEVTHTGQVFDSDDYRNARFTNAARQVNPNWGIKLINEIPPKECTERVVSCNGGDGPLGHPKVYINLDKPGAHACGYCGLRFVKKDDHHH, encoded by the exons atgagagaaaaaaaaagttcgtcGACCATGGCATCTCgaaaatttgtgttaaatttaaaaaattcacatttaattACAAGAAATTTCACTGTTCGAGCATCGACACTATATTCCTCGTCAATTGATTCATCCAAGAAAGGTGAATTGAGTGAAGTTACACATACTGGACAG GTATTCGACAGCGATGACTATCGCAATGCGCGCTTCACAAATGCAGCCCGTCAGGTCAATCCAAATTGGGGTATAAAATTGATTAACGAAATTCCTCCGAAGGAATGCACCGAACGAGTCGTTTCCTGTAATGGAGGCGATGGTCCCTTGGGCCACCCGAAAGTGTATATAAATCTG GATAAGCCCGGAGCGCACGCTTGCGGTTACTGTGGACTAAGATTTGTGAAAAAAGATGATCATCATCACTAA
- the LOC119076322 gene encoding uncharacterized protein LOC119076322 yields MDTVRKFLNLKRDENIDKPPKQPPFGNEFRKPVWFDDCESDDELSERKGFQVFTNPMEMQKYFEQQMIEMLKSFEMIDENGKMIIDENVRENFLKPGFEDMQKDLMDKNKAIDTDLDDEIYADQLHSLLQRISPELEKSSKMKPYVEGNKSAKKTDEETIWDRIHGTFVEDAKPNPPKRNQLMKKLPHPRGGVFEGAFQGPKVFRQSVMTQVVRKPDGSTETRRTVRDADGNENTTVTKRFNDGKVETFSYPGNGTIVPTPSVQRDNASMFLVGNGDRNVVVTKDGYAIPKLW; encoded by the exons ATGGATACCGTacgaaagtttttaaatttaaaacgagatgaaaatattgacaaaCCACCAAA GCAACCACCGTTTGGCAACGAGTTTCGTAAGCCAGTTTGGTTCGATGATTGCGAATCGGATGATGAATTGTCCGAGCGCAAAGGATTCCAAGTTTTTACCAACCCAATGgaaatgcaaaaatattttgagcaacaaatgatcgaaatgttgaaaagtTTTGAGATGATTGATGAAAACG GAAAGATGATCATTGATGAAAATGTCCGCGAGAACTTTTTGAAACCAGGATTCGAGGACATGCAAAAGGATTTAATGGATAAGAATAAGGCTATCGATACAGATTTGGACGACGAAATCTATGCTGACCAGTTGCACTCGTTGCTTCAACGTATTTCACCGGAATTGGAAAAGTCTTCCAAAATGAAACCATACGTCGAAGGCAACAAAAGCGCCAAGAAAACGGATGAAGAAACGATCTGGGATCGCATTCACGGTACATTTGTTGAAGACGCTAAGCCAAATCCTCCAAAGCGCAATCAACTGATGAAAAAACTACCACATCCTCGCGGCGGTGTATTCGAAGGTGCGTTCCAGGGACCGAAAGTTTTTCGTCAAAGTGTAATGACTCAAGTCGTTCGCAAGCCGGATGGTTCCACTGAAACTCGTCGCACTGTACGAGATGCAGATGGCAATGAAAATACAACGGTAACGAAACGTTTTAACGATGGCAAAGTTGAAACGTTTTCGTATCCGGGCAATGGGACAATCGTTCCGACGCCATCAGTCCAACGGGATAACGCGTCGATGTTCCTGGTCGGCAATGGGGACCGCAATGTCGTCGTGACGAAAGACGGTTACGCAATCCCGAAATTGTGGTGA